Proteins from one Acidiphilium multivorum AIU301 genomic window:
- a CDS encoding acetate/propionate family kinase, whose product MSNAVLVLNAGSSSLKFGIFDTEDGQPRRAHGMIERIGEAPHFRGFDAEGRPVTERRWETGAAMTHEDLLGPLLDWADDHLDSDHLVAVGHRIVHGGQNFAVPVRLDEAVIAALAALTPLAPLHQPHNLAAVRAIARLRPNLPQIGCFDTGFHRTMTDVATRLPLPARYHEAGVRRYGFHGISYEYIAHALAAADPARAAGKVIAAHLGNGASACAMLAGRSVESSMGFTALDGLMMGTRPGTLDPGVVLYMVEQEQLDAKAISRCLYSESGLLGVSGEASDMRTLLVSDRPESRLAVDLFCHRAAREIAALTVALGGLETLVFTAGIGEHAAPVRRMICARLAHLGIVLDDASNERHAPVISASASTIEVRVIPTDEEAMIARHTVALLSG is encoded by the coding sequence ATGAGCAACGCCGTCCTGGTTCTCAACGCCGGTTCGTCGAGCCTCAAATTCGGCATTTTCGATACCGAAGACGGCCAGCCCCGGCGCGCGCACGGCATGATCGAGCGGATCGGCGAGGCGCCGCATTTCCGGGGCTTCGATGCCGAAGGCCGGCCCGTCACCGAACGGCGCTGGGAGACTGGCGCGGCCATGACGCACGAGGATCTGCTCGGCCCGCTGCTTGACTGGGCCGATGATCATCTCGACAGCGACCACCTCGTTGCTGTCGGGCACCGAATCGTCCACGGCGGCCAAAATTTCGCGGTGCCAGTCCGGCTCGACGAGGCGGTCATCGCCGCACTCGCGGCACTCACTCCGCTCGCCCCTCTGCACCAGCCGCACAACCTCGCCGCGGTGCGCGCCATCGCCCGCCTGCGCCCGAACCTGCCTCAGATCGGCTGTTTCGACACCGGGTTTCACCGCACCATGACCGACGTCGCAACCCGGCTGCCCCTGCCCGCGCGTTATCACGAAGCCGGTGTGCGGCGATATGGCTTCCACGGCATTTCCTATGAATACATCGCCCATGCCCTTGCGGCGGCCGACCCCGCACGGGCGGCCGGCAAGGTCATTGCCGCTCATCTCGGCAACGGTGCCAGTGCCTGCGCGATGCTGGCCGGCCGATCGGTGGAATCGAGCATGGGCTTCACCGCGCTCGACGGGCTGATGATGGGCACCCGCCCCGGCACGCTCGATCCGGGCGTGGTGCTCTACATGGTCGAACAGGAACAGCTCGACGCCAAGGCCATCAGCCGCTGTCTCTACAGCGAATCCGGCCTGCTCGGTGTTTCCGGCGAGGCATCGGACATGCGGACGCTGCTTGTCAGCGACCGCCCGGAGTCCCGCCTGGCGGTCGACCTGTTCTGCCATCGCGCGGCCCGCGAGATCGCCGCGCTGACCGTCGCCCTCGGCGGGCTTGAAACCCTGGTCTTCACCGCCGGCATCGGCGAACACGCCGCGCCGGTGCGGCGGATGATCTGCGCCCGCCTCGCCCATCTTGGCATCGTGCTCGATGACGCTTCGAATGAACGGCATGCCCCGGTAATTTCCGCCTCCGCGTCCACGATCGAGGTGCGGGTGATCCCGACCGACGAGGAGGCGATGATCGCCCGGCACACCGTCGCCCTCCTCTCGGGCTGA
- a CDS encoding adenylate/guanylate cyclase domain-containing protein encodes MSFEFAERKLAAIMAVDMVGFSRLLGQDEPGTLRRLAKARAEVIDPAVHTHHGRVFKATGDGALAEFPSAVLGLRCAIEIQTRLHELDGEDNAPAPLRFRIAVHQGEVVIDGDDLLGDGVNVAARLERLAEPGGICISARVQEDATGKIPLRLVDLGPHRLRNIARSVNVFRVALPWQEHDDPESERTFVRMAPSRHYLLIPAEGRAIREIPIGPEPLTIGRTPPCPVVLRDREVSRQHCQLELRNDEVWLTDLDSSNGTFLDGNRLSGPALLAHGAVIRLGNQELIYHNGGATPLSSAPQVIGAPDPPP; translated from the coding sequence TTGAGTTTCGAATTCGCGGAACGCAAGCTGGCCGCGATCATGGCGGTCGATATGGTCGGATTCTCGCGGCTGCTCGGCCAGGATGAGCCCGGCACGCTGCGACGCCTCGCCAAAGCGCGTGCCGAAGTGATCGATCCGGCAGTCCATACCCATCATGGTCGCGTGTTCAAGGCGACCGGGGATGGCGCTCTAGCCGAATTCCCGAGTGCGGTGCTGGGCCTGCGCTGCGCCATCGAGATCCAGACACGCCTGCACGAGCTCGACGGTGAAGACAACGCGCCCGCGCCTCTCCGGTTCCGCATCGCCGTGCATCAGGGCGAGGTTGTCATCGATGGCGATGATCTGCTGGGCGACGGCGTGAATGTTGCCGCCCGCCTTGAACGTCTTGCGGAACCTGGAGGAATTTGCATCTCCGCCCGCGTGCAGGAGGATGCCACCGGCAAGATCCCGCTGCGCCTGGTCGATCTTGGCCCGCATCGTCTGCGCAACATCGCCCGCAGCGTGAACGTGTTCCGCGTGGCGTTACCCTGGCAGGAACACGACGACCCGGAGTCGGAGCGCACTTTCGTTCGGATGGCTCCGTCGCGCCACTATCTGCTTATCCCGGCGGAAGGACGAGCGATCCGCGAAATCCCGATTGGCCCCGAACCGCTCACGATCGGCAGGACACCTCCCTGCCCGGTGGTTCTGCGCGACCGCGAGGTTTCGCGGCAGCACTGCCAACTGGAACTCCGCAATGACGAAGTCTGGCTGACCGATCTCGACTCGTCCAACGGCACGTTTCTCGATGGCAATCGCCTCTCCGGCCCGGCTCTGCTGGCGCATGGTGCGGTCATCCGCCTCGGCAACCAGGAGCTCATCTACCATAACGGCGGCGCCACGCCGCTCAGTTCTGCCCCGCAGGTGATCGGCGCGCCCGACCCCCCGCCCTGA